Within the Gracilinema caldarium DSM 7334 genome, the region TGGAACGACAGCATCGCATCGTTGCCTATGTGGACCCTGTTGCTTTTGTTGCCGGTGGTTCAGATCAGGGCTTCGCATCGGTCCGGGAAATGCTTGCATCGGGTATTCAGGTTGATGTGGCTATAGAGTTTACCCGGCCTGATACGGCGGTTCCCAACATAACAGAGTTGGTAAAAGCCCGTATCCCTGTGGTGGTTGGCACTACGGGCTGGTATGCAGCCTTGCCGGAAATTACCAAGCTTGTTAACGAAGAAAAGGCTGCGCTCCTCTGGTCCAGTAACTTTTCTATCGGAGTCCAGCTCTTTTTCAGAATCGCCAGCTACGCGGCGAAACTTTTTAATGAGTATGAGGAGTATGATGTGGGTGGGTTCGAAGCCCACCATAATAAAAAGGCCGATAGTCCCTCGGGAACCGCAAAAACCCTGGTAGAGCGGGTGCTTAAGGAATTGAATCGGAAAATAACACCGGTCTATGACACCCTGGATCGTCCCCCTAGCCCTGAGGAACTGCATTTCCCCAGTCTTCGTATGGGGTCCGTTCCGGGAACCCACAGTCTCTTTTTCGATTCCACCGCCGATACCATCGAACTGACCCATACCGCCAGAAGCCGGGAGGGTTTTGCCCGCGGTGCGGTACGGGCTGCTGAGTGGCTTATTAGATGCACCGGTCCTGAAGGCCCCGGAAATCTCAAACGGGAAGGGGTCTTTACCATGGATGATGTGCTGGCCCATATCTCTTAAAACGTAATGGAGTACCTAGTATGATGCAATTACAGGGGGCTTTTACGGCCCTGATTACCCCCATGCATGGGGATGGGACAGTAGATTATGAAGGATTTCGCAGTCTCATACGGTTTCAGTTGGAAAAGGGTATTCACGGTCTTGTGCCTCTGGGCACCACCGGTGAGACTCCAACCCTAGAACGGGATGAACAGGATCGGCTTATCGAAATCGCCGTACAGGAAGCGAAGGGCCGGGTGCCTGTTATCGTCGGGGTTGGGTCCAATGCTACGGCTAAAACAATCGAGAATGCCAAACGGGCTCGGGCTCTTGGTGCCGATGGAATCCTGGTGGTAACCCCCTATTATAACAAGCCCACCAACGAGGGGATTTATAGACATTTTTCTGCCATAGCGGACGCTACGGATGCACCCATCCTTATTTATAATATTGCCTCAAGGACGGGCAAAAATATTGATGTGCAAACCATGGAGCGGCTTTCCCGAATACCCACTGTAATCGGTGTAAAGGAGGCTTCAGGCGATTTGGCACAGATGGGAGACATTATCCAGATGGTGGCTCAGCCGCGGCGGGCAGAAGGCAAGCCCTTCGCAGTCCTTTCTGGGGATGATGCCTTTACCCTTGCCCTCTGCGCCTTGGGTGGGGATGGGGTAGTATCTGTAGTGTCTAACCTGGTCCCGGATCGGGTGAGTAGTCTTGCAAAAGCCTGCCTGGCTGGCAACTTTGCTAAGGCTCGGGAGCTGCATTATAGCCTGCTTCCCCTCTTTAAGGGAGCCTTTATTGAGACGAACCCCATACCTATAAAGACTGCTATGGGCTGGGCTGGACTGCCTGCAGGGCCCTGCAGGCTGCCCCTCTGTGACCTTGAGGCGGCTAATATACCAAAGCTTAAATCCGCATTGGCTGCAGCGGACATTGCGGTCCGCTAGCACGAATAGTACAAGATAAGGAGCAACAGATTATGCAGAAGATACCCGTAGGTGTTCTTGGAGCTACCGGTATGGTAGGCCAGCAGTATATAGCCCTCCTGGCGGACCACCCCTGGTTTGAGGTCCGCTATGTGGCCGCGTCTCCCCGCAGTGCGGGCAAACCCTATGCAGAAGCCGTAGCCGGCCGCTGGCACTTAAGCCGTAGCTATGGAAAGGGCGTCGGGGACCTTATGGTGGCGGATGCCAATGATGTGCAGTCTGCCCTGGCAGCCTTTAAGAAAGGAGACTGTGCTTTCGTGTTCTCAGCCCTGGAAATGGCTAAAGATGAAATTAAGGCTCTGGAAGAGGCGTATGCTGCAGCAGGAATACCTGTAGTTTCTAATGCTTCCGCGCACCGCTGGACGCCGGATGTTCCCATGCTTATTGCTGAAATCAATCCCCATCATGCGGATATCATTCCTCAGCAACGGGAACAGCGGGGCTGGGACAAGGGCTTTATTGTGGTAAAGCCCAATTGCTCCATCCAGAGCTATATGACCCCCATTTGGGCCCTGATGCAGAAAGGATATGAAATCCGGAGGATGTTTGTGACCACCCTGCAGGCCGTATCCGGTGCGGGCTACCCAGGGGTCCCGAGCCTTGATATGATTGATAACATTGTCCCCTATATTGGCGGGGAAGAAGAAAAATCCGAACAGGAGCCCCTCAAAATTCTGGGATCTGTTCAGGGCGGAACCATCGTGAATGCCCCAGGCCCCCTTGTATCTGCCCACTGTAACCGGGTCCCGGTGGTG harbors:
- the dapB gene encoding 4-hydroxy-tetrahydrodipicolinate reductase codes for the protein MNIALVGYGKMGHMIEAAALERQHRIVAYVDPVAFVAGGSDQGFASVREMLASGIQVDVAIEFTRPDTAVPNITELVKARIPVVVGTTGWYAALPEITKLVNEEKAALLWSSNFSIGVQLFFRIASYAAKLFNEYEEYDVGGFEAHHNKKADSPSGTAKTLVERVLKELNRKITPVYDTLDRPPSPEELHFPSLRMGSVPGTHSLFFDSTADTIELTHTARSREGFARGAVRAAEWLIRCTGPEGPGNLKREGVFTMDDVLAHIS
- the dapA gene encoding 4-hydroxy-tetrahydrodipicolinate synthase, whose product is MMQLQGAFTALITPMHGDGTVDYEGFRSLIRFQLEKGIHGLVPLGTTGETPTLERDEQDRLIEIAVQEAKGRVPVIVGVGSNATAKTIENAKRARALGADGILVVTPYYNKPTNEGIYRHFSAIADATDAPILIYNIASRTGKNIDVQTMERLSRIPTVIGVKEASGDLAQMGDIIQMVAQPRRAEGKPFAVLSGDDAFTLALCALGGDGVVSVVSNLVPDRVSSLAKACLAGNFAKARELHYSLLPLFKGAFIETNPIPIKTAMGWAGLPAGPCRLPLCDLEAANIPKLKSALAAADIAVR
- the asd gene encoding aspartate-semialdehyde dehydrogenase; translated protein: MQKIPVGVLGATGMVGQQYIALLADHPWFEVRYVAASPRSAGKPYAEAVAGRWHLSRSYGKGVGDLMVADANDVQSALAAFKKGDCAFVFSALEMAKDEIKALEEAYAAAGIPVVSNASAHRWTPDVPMLIAEINPHHADIIPQQREQRGWDKGFIVVKPNCSIQSYMTPIWALMQKGYEIRRMFVTTLQAVSGAGYPGVPSLDMIDNIVPYIGGEEEKSEQEPLKILGSVQGGTIVNAPGPLVSAHCNRVPVVDGHTACVSLEFGDKKPSIEEVKAIWAQFRALPQELKLPFAPEQPIIVREEADRPQPRKDRDADKAMAVTVGRIRPCKLFDLRFVGLSHNTVRGAAGGGILNAELLKARGYL